Proteins from a genomic interval of Pogoniulus pusillus isolate bPogPus1 chromosome 30, bPogPus1.pri, whole genome shotgun sequence:
- the NEFH gene encoding neurofilament heavy polypeptide isoform X2, giving the protein MSLMLETLLGPPGGLRKDPGRLPPRSAASSSGFYSWPGPAVGRARGAAVVGGGSGAASSTESLDSLNGEPRARNEKELLQVLNDRFAGYIERVRALEQQNRALAAEAAALRQQQAGRSAMGELYARELRDMRGTVLRLAAEKGQLRLERARLAEDVAALRGRLEEEARQRTELEAAARGLAQSSAQAERARGPLEERARALREEAELLRRQHRAEVGALLRGARPELPTEPPSALRPGVTAALRDLRAQLEGTAARSTLQAEEWFRVRLDKLSEVAKVNTDAMRLAQEEILEYRRQLQAKTTELEALKGTQESLERQRQDSEERHQADVLTYQETIQQLDSELRNTKWEMAAQLREYQDLLNVKMALDIEIAAYRKLLEGEEYRMEAGIGMLSFPEVVPKAPSITTNIKVKSEELIKVVEKSEKETVIVEEQTEEIQVTEEVTEEEEAEKEAEEEEAEEKEEKAEAEGEEEAKSPEKEKAKTPEKPESPSKEEAKTPAVKSPEKPSTPSKEEAKSPAVKSPEKPPTPSKEEAKSPAVKSPEKPPTPSKEEAKSPAVKSPEKPPTPSKEEAKSPAVKSPEKPPTPSKEEAKSPAVKSPEKPPAPSKEEAKSPAVKSPEKPPTPSKEEAKSPAVKSPEKPPTPSKEEAKSPAVKSPEKPAPPSKEAKSPAVKSPEKPAPPSKEAPKLPSVKSPEKPPTPSKEEAKSPAVKSPEKPPTPSKEVAKSPAVKSPEKVKSVKEEAKSPEQEVAPAKEPVPPPPKEPKAPAKEEPPKEVKAPSKPGEGKKEEAPKKDAPAKVEKAAAAPEPPAPVKEASKPSPKPAEESKAEKAAPKVQQEDTKAAVKKAEEPKKEKAEEPKAKAEPKEEPKASKEPPKAEAPSGKEAKAPEPVPAAGKK; this is encoded by the exons ATGAGCCTGATGCTGGAGACGCTGCTGGGCCCCCCGGGGGGGCTCCGCAAGGACCCGGGCCGGCTTCCCCCGCGCTCCGCCGCCTCCTCCAGCGGCTTCTACTCGTGGCCGGGCCCCGCGGTGGGTCGGGCTCGGGGGGCGGCGGTGGTCGGAGGCGGCAGCGGAGCCGCTTCCTCCACCGAGAGCCTGGACTCGCTGAATGGCGAACCGCGGGCGCGGAACgagaaggagctgctgcaggtgctgaaCGACCGCTTCGCCGGTTACATCGAGCGGGTGCGGGCTCTGGAGCAGCAGAACCGGGCGCTGGCGGCGGAGGCGGCGGCGCTGCGGCAGCAGCAGGCGGGCCGCTCGGCCATGGGCGAGCTGTACGCCCGGGAGCTGCGCGACATGCGGGGCACGGTGCTGCGGCTGGCAGCGGAGAAGGGGCAGCTCCGGCTGGAGCGGGCCCGCCTGGCTGAGGATGTGGCCGCTCTCCggggcaggctggaggaagaAGCCCGGCAGCGAACGGAGCTGGAAGCGGCCGCCCGCGGGCTGGCTCAGAGCTCCGCGCAGGCGGAACGGGCTCGGGGTCCGCTGGAGGAGCGAGCCCGGGCCCTGAGGGAAGAGGCGGAGCTGCTGCGGCGGCAGCACCGGGCAGAGGTAGGAGCGTTGCTGCGGGGAGCCCGACCCGAACTCCCCACCGAGCCTCCCTCCGCTCTCCGCCCCGGGGTCACCGCCGCTCTCCGCGACCTGCGCGCCCAGCTGGAGGGGACGGCGGCCCGCAGCACCCTCCAGGCTGAGGAGTGGTTCCGTG tgaggctggacaagctCTCGGAGGTGGCCAAGGTGAACACGGACGCCATGCGCCTGGCCCAGGAGGAGATCCTCGAGTACCGCCGACAGCTCCAGGCCAAGACCACCGAGCTAGAGGCTCTCAAGGGGACCCAGGAGTCACTGGAGAGGCAGAGACAGGACTCGGAGGAGCGGCACCAGGCAGATGTCCTGACCTACCAG GAAACCATCCAGCAGCTGGACAGCGAGCTGAGGAACACCAAGTGGGAGATGGCAGCTCAGCTCCGCGAGTACCAGGATCTGCTCAACGTCAAAATGGCTCTGGACATTGAAATTGCTGCCTACAG AAAGCTCTTGGAAGGGGAGGAGTATCGGATGGAGGCTGGCATTGGGATGCTCTCCTTCCCTGAGGTGGTCCCCAAGGCTCCCAGCATCACCACCAACATCAAGGTGAAGAGTGAGGAGCTGATCAAGGTGGTGGAAAAATCTGAGAAGGAGACAGTGATTGTGGAGGAGCAGACAGAGGAAATCCAGGTGACTGAGGAGgtcacagaggaggaggaggcagagaaagaggctgaagaagaggaagctgaggagaaggaagagaaagctgaagcagAGGGTGAAGAAGAGGCCAAATctcctgaaaaagagaaggctaagaccccagagaaacctgagtccccttCAAAGGAGGAGGCCAAGACTCCAGCAGTCAAGTCCCCTGAAAAGCCATCAACCCCTTCCAAGGAGGAGGCCAAGAGCCCAGCTGTGAAGTCCCCAGAGAAAC CTCCAACTCCCTCCAAGGAGGAGGCCAAGAGCCCAGCTGTGAAGTCCCCTGAGAAACCTCCAACCCCCTCCAAGGAGGAGGCCAAGAGCCCAGCTGTGAAGTCCCCTGAGAAACCTCCAACTCCCTCCAAGGAGGAGGCCAAGAGCCCAGCTGTTAAGTCCCCAGAGAAACCTCCAACTCCCTCCAAGGAGGAGGCTAAGAGCCCAGCTGTGAAGTCCCCTGAGaaacctccagctccttccaagGAGGAGGCCAAGAGCCCAGCTGTGAAGTCCCCAGAGAAACCTCCAACTCCCTCCAAGGAGGAGGCCAAGAGCCCAGCTGTTAAGTCCCCTGAGAAACCTCCAACTCCCTCCAAGGAGGAGGCCAAGAGCCCAGCTGTGAAATCTCCAGAGAAACCTGCACCTCCCTCCAAAGAGGCCAAGAGCCCAGCTGTGAAGTCCCCTGAGAAACCTGCACCCCCCTCAAAAGAGGCACCCAAGCTCCCATCTgtgaagtccccagagaagcccCCAACCCCCTCTAAAGAGGAGGCCAAGAGCCCAGCTgtgaagtccccagagaagcccCCAACCCCCTCTAAAGAGGTGGCCAAGAGCCCAGCTGTGAAGTCCCCAGAGAAAGTCAAATCTGTGAAGGAGGAGGccaagtctccagagcaggaggtggcCCCAGCCAaggagcctgtccccccccctccaaagGAGCCCAAAGCCCCTGCAAAGGAGGAGCCACCCAAGGAGGTGAAGGCTCCCTccaagcctggagaaggcaagAAAGAGGAAGCTCCCAAGAAGGATGCCCCAGCCAAGGTggagaaggcagctgctgcaccaGAGCCTCCAGCCCCAGtgaaagaggcctccaagccCAGCCCCAAACCTGCAGAAGAAAGCAAGGCTGAGAAGGCTGCACCAAAAGTTCAGCAGGAGGACACCAAAGCAGCTGTGAagaaggcagaggagcccaagaaggagaaggcagaggagcccaaAGCTAAAGCAGAACCCAAAGAGGAGCCCAAAGCCAGTAAGGAGCCCCCCAAGGCTGAGGCCCCTTCTGGCAAGGAGGCCAAAGCCCCGGAGCCAGTGCCTGCAGCGGGGAAGAAGTGA
- the NEFH gene encoding neurofilament heavy polypeptide isoform X1: protein MSLMLETLLGPPGGLRKDPGRLPPRSAASSSGFYSWPGPAVGRARGAAVVGGGSGAASSTESLDSLNGEPRARNEKELLQVLNDRFAGYIERVRALEQQNRALAAEAAALRQQQAGRSAMGELYARELRDMRGTVLRLAAEKGQLRLERARLAEDVAALRGRLEEEARQRTELEAAARGLAQSSAQAERARGPLEERARALREEAELLRRQHRAEVGALLRGARPELPTEPPSALRPGVTAALRDLRAQLEGTAARSTLQAEEWFRVRLDKLSEVAKVNTDAMRLAQEEILEYRRQLQAKTTELEALKGTQESLERQRQDSEERHQADVLTYQETIQQLDSELRNTKWEMAAQLREYQDLLNVKMALDIEIAAYRKLLEGEEYRMEAGIGMLSFPEVVPKAPSITTNIKVKSEELIKVVEKSEKETVIVEEQTEEIQVTEEVTEEEEAEKEAEEEEAEEKEEKAEAEGEEEAKSPEKEKAKTPEKPESPSKEEAKTPAVKSPEKPSTPSKEEAKSPAVKSPEKPAPPSKEAKSPSVKSPEKPPTPSKEEAKSPAVKSPEKPPTPSKEEAKSPAVKSPEKPPTPSKEEAKSPAVKSPEKPPTPSKEEAKSPAVKSPEKPPAPSKEEAKSPAVKSPEKPPTPSKEEAKSPAVKSPEKPPTPSKEEAKSPAVKSPEKPAPPSKEAKSPAVKSPEKPAPPSKEAPKLPSVKSPEKPPTPSKEEAKSPAVKSPEKPPTPSKEVAKSPAVKSPEKVKSVKEEAKSPEQEVAPAKEPVPPPPKEPKAPAKEEPPKEVKAPSKPGEGKKEEAPKKDAPAKVEKAAAAPEPPAPVKEASKPSPKPAEESKAEKAAPKVQQEDTKAAVKKAEEPKKEKAEEPKAKAEPKEEPKASKEPPKAEAPSGKEAKAPEPVPAAGKK from the exons ATGAGCCTGATGCTGGAGACGCTGCTGGGCCCCCCGGGGGGGCTCCGCAAGGACCCGGGCCGGCTTCCCCCGCGCTCCGCCGCCTCCTCCAGCGGCTTCTACTCGTGGCCGGGCCCCGCGGTGGGTCGGGCTCGGGGGGCGGCGGTGGTCGGAGGCGGCAGCGGAGCCGCTTCCTCCACCGAGAGCCTGGACTCGCTGAATGGCGAACCGCGGGCGCGGAACgagaaggagctgctgcaggtgctgaaCGACCGCTTCGCCGGTTACATCGAGCGGGTGCGGGCTCTGGAGCAGCAGAACCGGGCGCTGGCGGCGGAGGCGGCGGCGCTGCGGCAGCAGCAGGCGGGCCGCTCGGCCATGGGCGAGCTGTACGCCCGGGAGCTGCGCGACATGCGGGGCACGGTGCTGCGGCTGGCAGCGGAGAAGGGGCAGCTCCGGCTGGAGCGGGCCCGCCTGGCTGAGGATGTGGCCGCTCTCCggggcaggctggaggaagaAGCCCGGCAGCGAACGGAGCTGGAAGCGGCCGCCCGCGGGCTGGCTCAGAGCTCCGCGCAGGCGGAACGGGCTCGGGGTCCGCTGGAGGAGCGAGCCCGGGCCCTGAGGGAAGAGGCGGAGCTGCTGCGGCGGCAGCACCGGGCAGAGGTAGGAGCGTTGCTGCGGGGAGCCCGACCCGAACTCCCCACCGAGCCTCCCTCCGCTCTCCGCCCCGGGGTCACCGCCGCTCTCCGCGACCTGCGCGCCCAGCTGGAGGGGACGGCGGCCCGCAGCACCCTCCAGGCTGAGGAGTGGTTCCGTG tgaggctggacaagctCTCGGAGGTGGCCAAGGTGAACACGGACGCCATGCGCCTGGCCCAGGAGGAGATCCTCGAGTACCGCCGACAGCTCCAGGCCAAGACCACCGAGCTAGAGGCTCTCAAGGGGACCCAGGAGTCACTGGAGAGGCAGAGACAGGACTCGGAGGAGCGGCACCAGGCAGATGTCCTGACCTACCAG GAAACCATCCAGCAGCTGGACAGCGAGCTGAGGAACACCAAGTGGGAGATGGCAGCTCAGCTCCGCGAGTACCAGGATCTGCTCAACGTCAAAATGGCTCTGGACATTGAAATTGCTGCCTACAG AAAGCTCTTGGAAGGGGAGGAGTATCGGATGGAGGCTGGCATTGGGATGCTCTCCTTCCCTGAGGTGGTCCCCAAGGCTCCCAGCATCACCACCAACATCAAGGTGAAGAGTGAGGAGCTGATCAAGGTGGTGGAAAAATCTGAGAAGGAGACAGTGATTGTGGAGGAGCAGACAGAGGAAATCCAGGTGACTGAGGAGgtcacagaggaggaggaggcagagaaagaggctgaagaagaggaagctgaggagaaggaagagaaagctgaagcagAGGGTGAAGAAGAGGCCAAATctcctgaaaaagagaaggctaagaccccagagaaacctgagtccccttCAAAGGAGGAGGCCAAGACTCCAGCAGTCAAGTCCCCTGAAAAGCCATCAACCCCTTCCAAGGAGGAGGCCAAGAGCCCAGCTGTGAAGTCCCCAGAGAAACCTGCACCTCCCTCCAAAGAGGCCAAGAGCCCATCTGTGAAGTCCCCAGAGAAACCTCCAACTCCCTCCAAGGAGGAGGCCAAGAGCCCAGCTGTGAAGTCCCCTGAGAAACCTCCAACCCCCTCCAAGGAGGAGGCCAAGAGCCCAGCTGTGAAGTCCCCTGAGAAACCTCCAACTCCCTCCAAGGAGGAGGCCAAGAGCCCAGCTGTTAAGTCCCCAGAGAAACCTCCAACTCCCTCCAAGGAGGAGGCTAAGAGCCCAGCTGTGAAGTCCCCTGAGaaacctccagctccttccaagGAGGAGGCCAAGAGCCCAGCTGTGAAGTCCCCAGAGAAACCTCCAACTCCCTCCAAGGAGGAGGCCAAGAGCCCAGCTGTTAAGTCCCCTGAGAAACCTCCAACTCCCTCCAAGGAGGAGGCCAAGAGCCCAGCTGTGAAATCTCCAGAGAAACCTGCACCTCCCTCCAAAGAGGCCAAGAGCCCAGCTGTGAAGTCCCCTGAGAAACCTGCACCCCCCTCAAAAGAGGCACCCAAGCTCCCATCTgtgaagtccccagagaagcccCCAACCCCCTCTAAAGAGGAGGCCAAGAGCCCAGCTgtgaagtccccagagaagcccCCAACCCCCTCTAAAGAGGTGGCCAAGAGCCCAGCTGTGAAGTCCCCAGAGAAAGTCAAATCTGTGAAGGAGGAGGccaagtctccagagcaggaggtggcCCCAGCCAaggagcctgtccccccccctccaaagGAGCCCAAAGCCCCTGCAAAGGAGGAGCCACCCAAGGAGGTGAAGGCTCCCTccaagcctggagaaggcaagAAAGAGGAAGCTCCCAAGAAGGATGCCCCAGCCAAGGTggagaaggcagctgctgcaccaGAGCCTCCAGCCCCAGtgaaagaggcctccaagccCAGCCCCAAACCTGCAGAAGAAAGCAAGGCTGAGAAGGCTGCACCAAAAGTTCAGCAGGAGGACACCAAAGCAGCTGTGAagaaggcagaggagcccaagaaggagaaggcagaggagcccaaAGCTAAAGCAGAACCCAAAGAGGAGCCCAAAGCCAGTAAGGAGCCCCCCAAGGCTGAGGCCCCTTCTGGCAAGGAGGCCAAAGCCCCGGAGCCAGTGCCTGCAGCGGGGAAGAAGTGA